A single genomic interval of Microbacterium hydrocarbonoxydans harbors:
- a CDS encoding phosphodiesterase, with amino-acid sequence MSEQSGGQYVFGRYQPPSHVIIHVSDPHFLAGGAPLGGRYDVEANFARTLDAIRAVHPHPAAIVITGDLADLGEPDAYRRLRAAVEPVAAELGTTVVWVAGNHDERPALRAGLLDLEPTQEPVTGVWDLDGLRLIALDTSVPGWHHGDLDDAQLSWLAEVLREPAPHGTLLAMHHPPLPSHLPLFDILELRHQDELAEVIRGTDVRGILAGHLHYSSHGMFAGVPVSVSSATCYTMNVARPAAQVNGMDAAQAFEIVHVRPDTITHTVVPVIDAPTGEYFSEAWLARMAALTPEQRLEAFSRKR; translated from the coding sequence ATGTCAGAGCAGTCCGGCGGGCAGTACGTGTTCGGTCGTTATCAGCCGCCGTCGCACGTCATCATCCACGTCAGCGATCCGCACTTCCTTGCGGGTGGTGCTCCGCTGGGCGGGCGATACGACGTGGAGGCGAACTTCGCTCGCACCCTCGATGCGATCCGTGCCGTGCACCCGCATCCTGCGGCGATCGTGATCACCGGCGACCTCGCCGATCTCGGGGAGCCGGATGCCTATCGCAGACTGCGCGCCGCTGTGGAGCCGGTGGCCGCCGAACTCGGGACCACGGTGGTGTGGGTCGCCGGAAACCATGACGAGCGGCCGGCTCTGCGTGCCGGGCTCCTCGACCTCGAACCGACCCAGGAACCGGTCACGGGCGTGTGGGACCTCGACGGGCTGCGACTGATCGCGCTCGACACCAGCGTGCCGGGGTGGCACCACGGCGATCTCGACGACGCCCAGCTGTCGTGGCTCGCCGAGGTCCTTCGCGAGCCTGCTCCGCACGGCACGCTGCTCGCGATGCATCATCCGCCGCTTCCCAGCCACCTGCCGCTCTTCGACATCCTCGAGCTGCGCCATCAGGACGAGCTCGCCGAGGTGATCAGAGGAACCGACGTCAGGGGCATCCTGGCCGGCCATCTGCACTACTCCTCGCACGGCATGTTCGCCGGGGTGCCGGTGAGCGTGTCGTCCGCCACCTGCTACACGATGAACGTCGCGCGACCGGCCGCCCAGGTGAACGGCATGGATGCCGCGCAGGCATTCGAGATCGTGCATGTGCGACCGGACACCATCACGCACACGGTGGTGCCGGTGATCGACGCGCCGACGGGGGAGTACTTCTCCGAGGCCTGGCTCGCCAGGATGGCCGCTCTGACGCCCGAGCAGAGGCTCGAGGCCTTCTCGCGCAAACGGTGA
- a CDS encoding endonuclease domain-containing protein: MRLEEWLNGRDGAAHTSDIYAAGFSRHAVSTAVDSRRVLRLRRSWIASKSCDPPIRAAISIGGRLTCVSAARRLELRTPADDHVHAAVTPTAARFDPDGMRVHWSSGPAPVGRHAVVDPLINVLYEVARCQEPATALAIWESALRKRLIAPEVVSRIEWRSARASRIAEVAGVLSDSGLESHFVMLMHAIGVRVTQQVWVDGHPLDALIGDLLAVQLDGFAFHSGAAERRRDIEADARLRLRGYSVLRFDYHQVLFQPELVQPLVRAAVAQGLHLRG, encoded by the coding sequence ATGAGGTTGGAGGAGTGGCTGAACGGGCGCGATGGGGCTGCGCACACCTCCGACATCTACGCGGCGGGCTTCAGCCGACACGCCGTCTCCACAGCCGTCGATTCAAGACGGGTGCTCCGGCTTCGCCGGTCCTGGATCGCCTCGAAGTCCTGCGATCCTCCGATCCGCGCCGCCATCTCGATCGGCGGACGCCTCACCTGCGTGTCGGCCGCACGACGGCTGGAGCTCCGGACGCCGGCCGATGACCACGTCCATGCCGCCGTCACACCGACAGCGGCACGATTCGATCCCGACGGGATGCGCGTGCACTGGTCATCCGGGCCGGCGCCGGTCGGCCGTCATGCCGTCGTCGACCCGCTGATCAACGTGCTGTACGAGGTGGCGCGATGCCAGGAGCCTGCCACCGCGCTCGCGATCTGGGAGTCCGCTCTCCGCAAGCGCCTGATCGCACCGGAGGTTGTGTCGCGCATCGAATGGCGCAGCGCACGGGCGTCACGAATCGCCGAGGTCGCCGGCGTGCTGTCCGATTCAGGGCTGGAAAGCCATTTCGTGATGCTGATGCACGCGATCGGCGTGCGCGTCACGCAGCAGGTGTGGGTCGACGGGCATCCGCTCGATGCGCTGATCGGCGATCTGCTGGCGGTCCAGCTGGACGGGTTCGCCTTTCACAGCGGCGCGGCGGAACGCCGTCGGGACATCGAAGCGGATGCACGGCTGCGCCTGCGTGGCTACAGTGTGCTCCGATTCGACTACCACCAGGTGCTCTTCCAACCCGAGCTGGTCCAGCCCCTCGTGCGCGCGGCAGTCGCCCAGGGGCTGCATCTGCGTGGGTGA
- a CDS encoding DEAD/DEAH box helicase: MPTTATAATRRKKTSRRDDEAPLIPILARKVREIEAKSQRGKLGPTNRVKFQVIAFLVREERARVKADTEIADAARAELLKRLDGVATILAKTAARDTSLIQLLEADQATSPVAKRMRRDWLLESGAELAPEELIIADIAPVQAPVVSAAIAERQVTPPSVEARQLANPFLAPDLTPRASTTPRRRLDGWELMGPLYKAFETGAGGGAASMDLPPAPEYDHLSPKGLEVMVHQSRFLEAVREGHRSFLLADEPGLGKTAQSVLAASVAGAYPLLVVVPNVVKMNWAREVERWTPQRRATVIQGDGDDIDAFADVFIVNYEILDRHMSWLASIGLRGMVVDEAHFIKNLSSQRSQNVLSLANRVRERTPGGNPLMLALTGTPLINDVEDFDAIWRFLGWTTGEKPGPELMEKLDATGFTPADKAFYPEAREAVISMGIVRRKKKDVAADLPDKLIADLPVQLDDEFGRGIRQAERELGERLAARYRRIIEARGDRGLAPGEIDDDIVRLVAQNELEESKAAGTGGDNVFTMVRRIGQAKAHLAADYAAQLQRSVGKVVFFAKHIDVMDQAEAHFASAGIRSVSIRGDQTSTARQQAIDDFNSDPEVGIAVCSLTAAGVGLNMQAASNVVLAELSWTAAEQTQAIDRVHRIGQDEPVTAWRIIAAHTVDAKIAELIDQKQGLAARALDGEALDEAAAEPVQLGALMHLLREALGAS; this comes from the coding sequence ATGCCGACCACGGCAACTGCCGCAACACGGCGCAAGAAGACGTCCCGTCGCGATGATGAGGCACCCCTCATCCCGATCCTCGCGCGCAAGGTGCGCGAGATCGAGGCGAAGTCGCAGCGGGGGAAGCTGGGCCCGACCAATCGGGTCAAGTTCCAGGTGATCGCGTTCCTGGTGCGCGAGGAGCGTGCCAGGGTGAAGGCCGACACCGAGATCGCGGACGCCGCACGCGCGGAGCTCCTCAAGCGTCTCGACGGCGTCGCCACGATCCTCGCCAAGACGGCGGCGCGCGACACCTCGCTGATCCAGCTTCTCGAGGCCGACCAGGCCACGTCGCCGGTCGCGAAGCGCATGCGCCGCGACTGGCTGCTCGAGTCGGGGGCTGAACTCGCCCCCGAAGAGCTCATCATCGCCGACATCGCCCCGGTGCAGGCGCCGGTCGTCTCCGCGGCGATCGCCGAGCGCCAGGTGACCCCGCCTTCTGTGGAGGCGCGTCAGCTCGCCAATCCGTTCCTCGCCCCCGATCTCACACCGCGGGCCAGCACGACCCCGCGCCGCAGACTCGACGGCTGGGAGCTCATGGGCCCCCTCTACAAGGCCTTCGAGACCGGCGCCGGTGGTGGCGCGGCGAGCATGGATCTGCCGCCCGCGCCCGAGTACGACCACCTCTCGCCCAAGGGGCTCGAGGTCATGGTGCACCAGTCGCGGTTCCTGGAAGCCGTGCGCGAAGGCCACCGCAGCTTCCTGCTGGCCGATGAGCCGGGTCTGGGAAAGACCGCGCAGTCCGTGCTTGCGGCCTCGGTGGCCGGGGCCTACCCGCTCCTGGTCGTGGTGCCGAACGTGGTCAAGATGAACTGGGCGCGCGAGGTAGAGCGCTGGACGCCGCAGCGTCGTGCCACCGTGATTCAGGGAGACGGCGACGACATCGACGCGTTCGCCGACGTCTTCATCGTCAACTACGAGATCCTCGATCGCCACATGTCCTGGCTCGCATCGATCGGCCTCCGCGGCATGGTCGTCGACGAGGCGCACTTCATCAAGAACCTCAGCTCGCAGCGCTCGCAGAACGTGCTCTCGCTTGCGAACCGGGTGCGGGAGCGCACGCCGGGCGGCAACCCGCTGATGCTCGCGCTCACGGGTACGCCGCTGATCAACGACGTCGAGGACTTCGACGCGATCTGGCGCTTCCTCGGCTGGACCACAGGTGAGAAGCCCGGCCCCGAGCTGATGGAGAAGTTGGATGCCACCGGCTTCACGCCCGCAGACAAGGCGTTCTACCCGGAGGCCCGCGAGGCGGTGATCTCGATGGGGATCGTCCGGCGCAAGAAGAAGGACGTCGCTGCCGACCTCCCCGACAAGCTCATCGCGGATCTGCCCGTGCAGTTGGACGACGAGTTCGGTCGGGGCATCCGTCAGGCCGAGCGCGAGCTCGGCGAGCGGCTCGCGGCCCGGTACCGCCGGATCATCGAGGCGCGCGGCGATCGCGGTCTCGCGCCCGGCGAGATCGACGACGACATCGTCCGACTCGTGGCTCAGAACGAGCTCGAGGAGTCCAAGGCCGCCGGCACCGGGGGAGACAACGTCTTCACCATGGTGCGCCGGATCGGCCAGGCGAAGGCGCACCTCGCGGCCGACTACGCGGCTCAGCTGCAGCGCTCGGTGGGCAAGGTCGTCTTCTTCGCCAAGCACATCGACGTGATGGATCAGGCGGAGGCGCACTTCGCATCCGCCGGCATCCGCTCAGTGTCGATCCGCGGCGACCAGACCTCCACCGCGCGCCAGCAGGCGATCGACGACTTCAACAGCGATCCCGAGGTGGGGATCGCGGTGTGCTCGCTGACTGCCGCGGGTGTCGGCCTGAACATGCAGGCAGCGTCGAACGTCGTGCTCGCGGAGCTGTCATGGACGGCGGCCGAGCAGACGCAGGCGATCGACCGCGTGCACCGCATCGGGCAGGACGAGCCGGTCACCGCCTGGCGCATCATCGCGGCGCACACCGTCGATGCGAAGATCGCGGAGCTCATCGATCAGAAGCAGGGACTCGCGGCGCGAGCGCTCGACGGGGAGGCCCTGGACGAGGCGGCCGCGGAGCCTGTGCAGCTCGGTGCCCTCATGCACCTCCTGCGCGAGGCTCTCGGGGCGTCCTGA
- a CDS encoding ATP-dependent 6-phosphofructokinase: MKIGILTSGGDCPGLNAVIRGIVLKGTTTYDLEFVGIRDGWRGVVDGDFFPLTRHEVKGLSKVGGTILGTSRTNPYEGERGGAENIAKTLYGHKIDGIIAIGGEGTLAAADRLAKDGINVIGVPKTIDNDLRATDYSFGFDTAVNIATDAMDRLRTTGDSHQRCMVAEVMGRHVGWIALHAGMAAGAHAICIPEVPMSIDDICELVSSAHDRGRAPLVVVSEGFKLLGMDEAYSDKGLDAFNRPRLGGIGDQLAPAIERITGIETRATILGHIQRGGSPSAFDRVLATRLGLHAADAIVDKAWGQMVAMQGTDIVRVPFAEALGELNTVPRSRYDEAAALFG, encoded by the coding sequence ATGAAGATCGGCATTCTGACGAGCGGCGGCGACTGCCCCGGACTCAACGCGGTCATCCGCGGCATCGTGCTCAAGGGCACCACCACGTACGACCTCGAGTTCGTCGGTATCCGCGACGGATGGCGAGGTGTCGTCGACGGCGACTTCTTCCCCCTGACCCGTCACGAGGTGAAGGGACTGTCGAAGGTCGGCGGAACGATCCTCGGCACCAGCCGCACCAACCCCTACGAGGGTGAGCGCGGCGGCGCCGAGAACATCGCCAAGACCCTGTACGGACACAAGATCGACGGCATCATCGCGATCGGCGGCGAGGGCACGCTCGCCGCCGCCGACCGCCTCGCGAAGGACGGCATCAACGTCATCGGCGTGCCGAAGACGATCGACAACGACCTCCGCGCCACCGACTACTCCTTCGGGTTCGACACGGCGGTGAACATCGCCACGGACGCCATGGACCGACTGCGCACCACGGGCGATTCCCACCAGCGCTGCATGGTCGCCGAGGTCATGGGGCGCCACGTCGGCTGGATCGCGCTGCACGCCGGCATGGCCGCCGGAGCGCACGCCATCTGCATCCCCGAGGTACCGATGTCGATCGACGACATCTGCGAGCTCGTCTCGAGCGCGCACGATCGCGGCCGCGCGCCGCTCGTGGTCGTCTCCGAGGGCTTCAAGCTGCTCGGGATGGACGAGGCCTACAGCGACAAGGGCCTCGACGCCTTCAACCGTCCGCGGCTGGGCGGGATCGGCGACCAGCTGGCGCCCGCCATCGAGCGCATCACGGGGATCGAGACGCGTGCGACGATCCTCGGCCACATCCAGCGCGGCGGCTCGCCGTCGGCGTTCGACCGAGTCCTCGCGACACGCCTGGGACTGCACGCCGCCGACGCCATCGTCGACAAGGCGTGGGGGCAGATGGTGGCCATGCAGGGCACCGACATCGTGCGGGTCCCGTTCGCCGAGGCTCTCGGCGAGCTGAACACGGTGCCGCGCAGTCGTTACGACGAGGCTGCCGCCCTCTTCGGCTGA
- a CDS encoding aspartate ammonia-lyase: MASAAPALTRTETDSLGSMEIPVDAYWGIHTARADANFPITKRPISVYPDLVVALAMVKQASARANREIGVLDAERADLIDRAAQRVIDGEFHDQFTVGVIQGGAGTSTNMNANEVITNIALEMAGREKGDYGFLSPIDHTNRSQSTNDVYPTAVKIGLSLTLRSLLEELDLLRVSFLNKAHEFHDVLKVGRTQLQDAVPMTLGQEFHGFASTLGYDHTRLTENASLMFEINMGATAIGTGITTHADYAPVVLKHLREITALDLVTAGDLVEATSDTGSFMSFSSTLKRNAMKLSKICNDLRLLSSGPQAGFGEINLPAMQAGSSIMPGKVNPVIPEVVNQVAFAVAGADMTVTMAAEAGQLQLNAFEPVIAHSIFQSITWMRQAMWTLRVNCVDGITANRDRLGAMVGASVGVITALTPFIGYAAAAALAKTALLTNRNVADLVVEAGLMSRDEVVKQLSPARLSGLEAITAAIPVIASEDLIEI; this comes from the coding sequence ATGGCTTCTGCCGCGCCTGCCCTCACCCGTACCGAGACCGATTCGCTCGGGAGCATGGAGATTCCCGTCGACGCGTACTGGGGGATCCACACCGCCCGCGCCGACGCGAACTTCCCGATCACGAAGCGCCCGATCTCGGTGTATCCGGACCTGGTGGTCGCCCTCGCGATGGTCAAGCAGGCCAGCGCTCGCGCGAACCGCGAGATCGGGGTCCTCGACGCCGAGCGCGCCGACCTGATCGACCGTGCGGCGCAGCGGGTGATCGACGGCGAGTTCCACGACCAGTTCACGGTCGGCGTCATCCAGGGCGGGGCGGGGACCTCGACCAACATGAACGCGAACGAGGTCATCACCAACATCGCGCTCGAGATGGCGGGACGTGAGAAGGGCGACTACGGCTTCCTCTCTCCGATCGACCACACCAACCGCAGCCAGTCGACGAACGACGTCTACCCGACGGCCGTCAAGATCGGCCTGTCCCTCACCCTGCGCTCGCTGCTGGAGGAGCTCGACCTGCTCCGGGTGTCGTTCCTGAACAAGGCGCACGAGTTCCACGACGTGCTGAAGGTCGGTCGCACGCAGCTGCAGGATGCCGTGCCGATGACCCTGGGACAGGAGTTCCACGGCTTCGCGTCGACGCTGGGCTACGACCACACGCGCCTCACCGAGAACGCGTCGCTGATGTTCGAGATCAACATGGGCGCCACCGCGATCGGCACGGGCATCACCACGCACGCCGACTACGCGCCGGTCGTCCTGAAGCACCTGCGTGAGATCACCGCGCTCGACCTGGTCACGGCCGGCGACCTCGTCGAGGCGACCAGCGACACCGGCTCGTTCATGTCGTTCTCCTCCACGCTCAAGCGCAACGCGATGAAGCTCTCGAAGATCTGCAACGACCTGCGACTGCTGTCGTCCGGTCCGCAGGCCGGCTTCGGCGAGATCAACCTGCCGGCGATGCAGGCGGGCTCCAGCATCATGCCCGGCAAGGTCAACCCGGTCATCCCCGAGGTCGTCAACCAGGTGGCGTTCGCGGTCGCCGGTGCAGACATGACCGTGACGATGGCGGCTGAGGCGGGGCAGCTGCAGCTCAACGCCTTCGAGCCGGTCATCGCCCACTCGATCTTCCAGTCGATCACCTGGATGCGTCAGGCGATGTGGACCCTCCGAGTCAACTGCGTCGACGGGATCACGGCGAACCGCGACCGCCTGGGCGCGATGGTCGGGGCGTCGGTGGGCGTCATCACCGCACTGACCCCGTTCATCGGGTACGCCGCGGCCGCCGCCCTCGCCAAGACGGCGCTCCTGACGAACCGCAACGTCGCAGACCTGGTGGTCGAGGCCGGCCTCATGTCTCGTGACGAGGTCGTGAAGCAGCTGTCGCCGGCACGGCTGTCCGGCCTCGAGGCCATCACGGCCGCGATCCCGGTGATCGCGTCCGAGGACCTCATCGAGATCTGA
- a CDS encoding S9 family peptidase, which yields MTDAPIADRRSTLRTHHGDTFDDPYEWLREKDAPEVISHLEAENAHTEAQLSHLAGLRETLFQEIKGRVQETDLSVPTRRGDWWYYSRTEEGAQYGIHCRTAAAEGDWTPPVLEPGVAVPGEVVLLDGNAEAEGHEFFSLGAFDTSDDATMLLWATDHEGDELYTVHVRDLATGETLADEIPDTGGAFFTPDGTGILYTTRDDAWRPDTLWLHRLGTPVSEDVKLFHEPDEKYWLGAGITRSRKYLVIAVGSSITSEEYLVDLAGDLTAPPRIVWPRREGVEYSLEHAVVDGDDRLYILHNDGALDFELVSVAASDPQGERRVVLPHEPGRRLLGMDAFRDFATVEYRREGLERVGLLDYATDAVEDIVFDEPLYSAGVSGNPEWHSPYLRLGYTSFVTPGTVYELNLETRELELRKQVAVLGGYDPLDYDQRRAWATASDGTQVPISLVWKRSFGEPGAGTRPVHLYGYGSYEHSIDPGFSVARLSELDRGIVFAVAHVRGGGEMGRQWYEDGKLLNKRNTFTDFVACAQHLISEGITTPDTLVAEGGSAGGLLMGAVTNLAPELFAGVLAAVPFVDALTTILDPSLPLTVIEWDEWGDPLHGADVYEYMKSYSPYENVREGVEYPRILAVTSLNDTRVLYVEPAKWVAALRVAGASDALLKCEMVAGHGGVSGRYNSWKERAFELAWILDTVGLAD from the coding sequence GTGACTGATGCCCCGATCGCAGACCGCCGTTCGACACTCCGCACTCACCACGGCGACACCTTCGACGATCCGTACGAATGGCTGCGCGAGAAGGATGCTCCGGAGGTGATCTCACACCTGGAAGCCGAGAACGCGCACACCGAAGCCCAGCTCTCGCATCTCGCCGGCCTCCGCGAGACGCTGTTCCAGGAGATCAAGGGCAGGGTGCAGGAGACCGACCTCTCCGTGCCGACCCGGCGCGGCGACTGGTGGTACTACAGCCGCACGGAGGAGGGCGCCCAGTACGGCATCCACTGCCGCACCGCCGCCGCGGAGGGCGACTGGACGCCGCCCGTGCTCGAGCCGGGCGTCGCCGTGCCGGGCGAGGTCGTGCTCCTCGACGGGAACGCGGAGGCCGAGGGGCACGAGTTCTTCTCCCTCGGAGCCTTCGACACCTCGGACGACGCGACGATGCTCCTCTGGGCGACCGATCACGAGGGCGACGAGCTCTACACGGTGCACGTGCGCGACCTCGCGACCGGCGAAACGCTCGCCGACGAGATCCCCGACACCGGGGGCGCGTTCTTCACCCCGGACGGCACCGGCATCCTGTACACGACCCGCGACGACGCGTGGCGGCCCGACACCCTCTGGCTGCACCGCCTCGGCACGCCGGTGTCCGAGGACGTGAAGCTCTTCCACGAGCCGGACGAGAAGTACTGGCTGGGCGCCGGTATCACCCGCAGCCGCAAGTACCTCGTCATCGCGGTCGGGTCGAGCATCACGAGCGAGGAGTATCTCGTCGACCTCGCAGGCGACCTGACGGCACCCCCTCGGATCGTCTGGCCGCGACGCGAAGGCGTCGAGTACTCGCTCGAGCACGCCGTGGTCGACGGCGATGACCGGCTCTACATCCTGCACAACGACGGCGCGCTGGACTTCGAGCTCGTCTCGGTCGCAGCGTCCGACCCGCAGGGCGAACGACGCGTCGTCCTCCCCCACGAGCCGGGACGACGGCTGCTCGGCATGGATGCCTTCCGCGACTTCGCCACCGTCGAGTACCGACGCGAGGGCCTCGAACGCGTCGGACTCCTCGATTACGCGACGGATGCCGTCGAGGACATCGTCTTCGACGAGCCGCTGTACTCGGCCGGCGTGAGCGGCAACCCGGAATGGCATTCGCCCTACCTGCGACTCGGATACACCTCGTTCGTGACCCCGGGCACCGTCTACGAGCTGAACCTCGAGACGCGCGAGCTGGAGCTGCGCAAGCAGGTCGCGGTCCTCGGCGGCTACGACCCGCTGGACTACGACCAGCGCCGCGCGTGGGCGACGGCATCCGACGGCACCCAGGTGCCGATCTCGCTGGTGTGGAAGCGGTCCTTCGGCGAGCCGGGCGCCGGCACGCGTCCCGTCCACCTCTACGGATACGGCTCGTACGAGCACTCGATCGACCCGGGCTTCTCGGTGGCCCGTCTCTCCGAACTCGATCGCGGCATCGTCTTCGCTGTCGCCCATGTCCGCGGCGGCGGCGAGATGGGCAGGCAGTGGTACGAAGACGGCAAGCTGCTCAACAAGCGGAACACGTTCACGGACTTCGTGGCGTGCGCCCAGCACCTCATCTCCGAGGGGATCACGACGCCCGACACCCTCGTGGCAGAAGGCGGCAGTGCCGGCGGTCTTCTCATGGGTGCTGTGACGAACCTCGCACCCGAGCTGTTCGCAGGGGTGCTCGCGGCCGTGCCGTTCGTGGATGCGCTGACCACGATCCTCGACCCCTCGCTTCCCCTGACGGTCATCGAGTGGGACGAGTGGGGCGATCCGCTGCACGGGGCCGACGTGTACGAGTACATGAAGTCGTACTCGCCGTACGAGAACGTCCGTGAGGGCGTCGAGTACCCGCGCATCCTCGCCGTGACCTCCCTGAACGACACGAGGGTGCTGTACGTGGAGCCCGCGAAGTGGGTCGCGGCGCTGCGTGTCGCCGGTGCCTCGGACGCGCTGCTCAAGTGCGAGATGGTCGCGGGACACGGCGGCGTCAGCGGACGCTACAACTCCTGGAAGGAACGCGCGTTCGAGCTGGCCTGGATCCTCGACACGGTCGGCCTCGCGGACTGA
- a CDS encoding inorganic phosphate transporter gives METAALIVVLVILLALFFDFTNGFHDTANAMATPIATGALKPKTAVLLAAVLNLVGAFLSTEVSKTVSHGIIREDTIQGDAFLPMIFAGLIGAITWNMLTWLLGLPSSSSHALFGGLIGATLVGVGVSGIDFGMVLSKIILPALIAPLTAGIIAFAATKLAYSITRRYDGKPDGRDGFRWGQIFTSSLVALAHGTNDAQKTMGVITLALITVGWQNSEQADPYLWVIIACAVTIALGTYLGGWRIIRTLGKGLTEVKPAQGFSAESSTAATILASSAFGFALSTTQVASGSVIGSGLGRRGSTVRWRTAGRIAIGWLLTLPAAGAVGALAALLITWLGLWGIAIDAVLALAVIIGLFLRSRKDAVTPANAMSDVAESGLAVEHPDTPPPTRRQQRILEAKAEAKARAEAREKVKAQAKADAKAKAAAKAAKKAPATGATTRIEDTETANSEESK, from the coding sequence GTGGAAACCGCAGCCCTCATCGTCGTGCTGGTGATTCTGCTGGCACTCTTCTTCGACTTCACCAACGGGTTCCATGACACCGCGAATGCGATGGCGACCCCGATCGCGACGGGTGCTCTGAAGCCCAAGACCGCGGTCCTCCTCGCCGCCGTGCTGAACCTCGTCGGCGCCTTCCTGTCTACGGAGGTGTCCAAGACCGTCTCGCACGGCATCATCCGCGAGGACACGATCCAAGGCGACGCGTTCCTCCCGATGATCTTCGCGGGTCTCATCGGCGCGATCACGTGGAACATGCTCACCTGGCTGCTCGGCCTGCCGTCGAGCTCCTCCCACGCGCTGTTCGGCGGTCTCATCGGCGCCACCCTGGTGGGCGTCGGGGTGTCGGGCATCGACTTCGGGATGGTGCTGTCGAAGATCATCCTCCCCGCACTCATCGCCCCCCTCACCGCGGGCATCATCGCGTTCGCCGCCACCAAGCTCGCGTATTCGATCACGCGCCGCTACGACGGCAAGCCGGACGGCCGCGACGGGTTCCGCTGGGGTCAGATCTTCACATCGTCCCTCGTCGCGCTCGCGCACGGCACGAACGACGCGCAGAAGACGATGGGCGTCATCACCCTCGCTCTCATCACCGTCGGCTGGCAGAACAGCGAGCAGGCCGATCCCTACCTCTGGGTCATCATCGCGTGCGCGGTCACGATCGCGCTCGGCACCTACCTCGGCGGATGGCGGATCATCCGGACGCTCGGCAAGGGCCTCACCGAGGTCAAGCCCGCACAGGGCTTCTCGGCCGAGAGCTCGACCGCCGCGACCATCCTCGCCTCCAGCGCCTTCGGCTTCGCCCTCTCGACCACGCAGGTCGCGTCGGGGTCGGTCATCGGCTCCGGGCTCGGCCGCCGCGGATCGACCGTGCGCTGGCGCACTGCGGGTCGGATCGCGATCGGCTGGCTGCTCACGCTGCCTGCCGCCGGTGCAGTCGGCGCCCTCGCGGCGCTGCTGATCACCTGGCTGGGCCTGTGGGGCATCGCGATCGATGCGGTGCTCGCCCTCGCGGTGATCATCGGCCTCTTCCTGCGCTCGCGCAAGGATGCCGTGACCCCCGCGAACGCGATGAGCGACGTCGCGGAGTCCGGCCTCGCGGTCGAGCACCCCGATACCCCGCCGCCCACGCGTCGCCAGCAGCGCATCCTGGAGGCGAAGGCCGAGGCGAAGGCGCGTGCCGAGGCCCGCGAGAAGGTCAAGGCGCAGGCGAAGGCCGATGCGAAGGCGAAGGCTGCGGCGAAGGCCGCGAAGAAGGCCCCGGCCACCGGCGCCACGACGCGCATCGAGGATACCGAGACGGCGAACAGCGAGGAGTCGAAGTGA
- a CDS encoding TetR/AcrR family transcriptional regulator, with amino-acid sequence MAKNEIRRRLLADAGLRVLAADGSRGLTHRAIDQVAGVPVGTTSNYFRTRDALVEGLVERIGERLAPSDEDLARRSTERPSTELFADYVRDIVRRLTADRDVTLALFELRLESSRRPEVAAVLGAWQRAGFDGDVAFNVAAGLPGGRREIALFHYAIDGLLLDRLTTPIDPDTSTDEIVDDLVSGLLR; translated from the coding sequence ATGGCGAAGAACGAGATCAGACGACGGCTCCTCGCAGATGCGGGCCTCCGGGTGCTCGCCGCCGACGGGTCGCGCGGCCTCACCCACCGCGCCATCGACCAGGTCGCCGGAGTGCCGGTGGGAACGACGTCGAACTACTTCCGCACCCGCGACGCGCTGGTGGAGGGCCTCGTCGAGCGCATCGGAGAGCGTCTCGCGCCCAGCGACGAGGACCTGGCCCGCCGCTCGACGGAGCGTCCGAGCACGGAGCTCTTCGCCGACTACGTGCGGGACATCGTCCGTCGCCTCACCGCAGACCGCGACGTGACCTTGGCGCTCTTCGAACTGCGTCTCGAGAGCAGCCGACGCCCCGAGGTCGCCGCGGTCCTGGGCGCGTGGCAGCGAGCCGGTTTCGACGGCGATGTCGCGTTCAACGTCGCCGCTGGCCTGCCTGGCGGACGCAGGGAGATCGCGCTGTTCCACTATGCGATCGACGGCCTGCTCCTGGACCGGCTGACGACGCCCATCGACCCGGACACGTCGACGGACGAGATCGTCGACGACCTCGTCAGCGGTCTGCTGCGCTGA